CTTAATAGCAAAGATCGAATTGCAACAGGTTCCAAGAGTGAGACAAACCAGAATTCGTCGAGCTCGGGAGTACAGGGGCTGCTAATTGATAAGTTGGTTGAAAAGGTTATTAATATGGCTATTCCCAGCTCGAGCGATATTGAAGGAGGGACTATAGAGACTCGGATGCAGGCGGGGAAGAGTAGGCCAGGGTTGTCTGTACCTATCATGAGTCGAAATTTCATTCAATTGAATTCACGATTAAGTTGGCCATTTCGTTTGGTTAATGAATTGATTAGGATTGCGAACTGGGAGAGTCCGGCTTATACTTTATGTATTGCCTTTTTATTCAGTTTTGTGGTGTTGAAGCCCGTACCCATGTTATCTAGCGTCCCcgtattttatattttatttgtgGTTATGGTACCATTCTACATGAGTATTCACACTCCTGAGACGTGGGAAGAGTTAGGTCCTTCTAACCCTATTCCTGCTCTTGGACCTCCTTTAAAGAAAGCGGAAATACCAAAGCCGGTTCCAGAGCTTTCCAAGGAattcattttgaatttgacGGACTTACAAAACCATATGGTCTTATATGTATTCCTgtatgatttttttgttggcATATTCTCCAGGTTTGCATTTTTCACCAATGAAAGCATTAGTGCAGCTACTTTTGTAGGTCTGTTTATACTGGCTGTATTCAACATATTGTTTATGGGTACGCTTTCGGAATGGATTCCATTCAGGTTCTTAATACTAGTATCTGGCTGGTGCATCATTACGCTGTCGCATCCTAGTTTAAGACACCGATTTCTTGATTACTTCTATTCAGAAGAAACACGTTTACGATTATTGACGCTAACGGATCAATTTGAAAGGATAGTTGACAAACATTGGGATTATTACGAACCAAACGAAAGAAGACAAGCAGCCATTTTTGAGGTGCAGATGTTTAATGAACGTGCCAAGGCATGGGAGCTAGCTGGTTACTCCCAGGATGACTATACTTTGCTATCCAAGTTAAGGATAGCCGAAATGTCTATTGATAGTGCAACATTATCTCTAGATGACGTGAAGGCCCCACAAGACTGGGAATGGATCGAAAAATACGATTGGGTTCTTGACCTAGCACCAAAGAAATGGGTGGTCCAAGGGTTCGTACAGTATGTGGATATCGATCTTGAAACGAAATGGGTGTATGATATAAATTTTGATGGTAGCAGAGGTCAATATAGAAGGCGGAGATGGATTAGGATTTGTACAAGAAAGAGACATACAGATAATTCAAAACAGGGAGATGTgagtgatgaagaagacgaagacGGCTTAGAATTTGTGGATTTTAATGGCTACACAGGGGTATCCCAAAACTCTTTGCATGGTTCTACAAGGAGTAATGCGACGAATGACGCTTCAGATCTTATTTTGACTGAGAAACGGAACTTACAAGTCTCTCCTTCCCGCAGCAACGCATCTCCACTAAATTCAATAGGCATTACTGGTGCACCAAGTTTCAACTCAGCTCAATCACCGGAAGAAGGCTCTAAAGCAGTAAAGAGTTTAACAGGgttttttaatattcaTAGTTAGAATGGTgctaatattattataattaacATTTACATAGCCTTTGGGACTTTCTTCGGCTCGAAACTTTGTTTTAATAAACGACAGTGGTATATATTGATGGAGAAAACTCTACACTTATTTACTTCTGAAGGAAGTCCGAGAGACTTAAcgttattttatttttactaTCTGtctgttgttttttaaCCGCAAGTACGTTAATCAACGAGttctttttcctctttttaGCTCTATGCCTACCTGTACTTTTCTTATTTACGCTCACAAGGTTGGAAGTAGTCTCTTTAGAACGAAAGTTCGAGAACTCCACCATCTCTACTTCCTTAGAAGTTTTTACTTCAATTGATAATGGAAATTCCTTCTTATGACCACATTGAAGACAATCATACACTAATATTCGTTCAATAGAATCAGCTGATTCTAtattttgaacttttgaTGCCAATGTATATCCTGATACATATATGACTCCACAAGACCCGCAGAACTTTCGATCTCCCTCTATTATAGAATTAGGAAGCACTAgtctatttcttttgaccgcattataaaaactttttaaataaagaCCAGATAATTGTGGTGTTCCGACATTTAGAACTTTATGCAGAATATTGTATTTATGACGGATATGGATGTCCCTAAACCTTTCTTTATCCAGTTTATTCATCGAActgatatatttgtattaGCTTAAAGTAGACTTTATGTGTTGAGATGTACTTCAAAGTCAGCTGTTATATGACATTTCTCGATGGACACTATATACACCCACACACCCATTATAGCCAATAATAGAAGAATAGAAATGAtattatagatatataatattatattaacTAGAGATATGGTAAACTATAAAGAATGCAGTTAAGATATGTGCAAgcatttataatataaaggaTCGTAAACTGAGAAAAATACTATTTTCCTTGCTATGTTACATATATGATTATGAGTTGTTTCTGATTGCAGTTAAATGTTGCTGAGTTTCATCGAGTTCTGTTGGTATTTCTGAGAATTCATTAAGTATCCCTGCTGTCGACAAATGCATTCGCTTAGGGGATCGATGGTTTTGTGTTTTAAAACTGTTTTCAAGTAAATCACTGTGGGAAAGCTCACTCAATTTCTCGTATTCTCTATCATCTTTAACCAGCTTCATGAAGACTTTATTGCATGATATGCCACTTGTATTTACATCCATCTGAGGCCCCCGTAATATGTCAGTGTCCGCTGGTTCGATAACTACCGATTTTAAGCCGTCAATTTCAAGAGGAGCAATATTAATAGATCCATGTTTTCTCTTAGTTGGAGATGGCGTAGTTGGAGGTGTATTTGGTGTCTGCTTCGTTTCTAACTCTACACTTTGTAActgtttcttttcctcACGTTGCTTCTTTCTTAGTTCACTTGCCTCTCTTTTCAGCTGTCTTAGTTTATCCACCTGTTGTTGAGACAAGAAAAACTCAGGAattcttttctttagatCAGAAACCCATTCGTCACAATCGGAAACAAGCTGATAGTCAATTATACCATGCCAATTACAATCACCAATATTTGTGTTATTAATAAGAAGTACAATGCCCGACCGCTCATGAACTTGTTTACTAATGCTTTTGaccaatttcttcaccCCATCTACCTTCAAACTCGTGCCCATTATAATCAATAAATCTGGTTTCCCCTTAGCTATATCCATATTCAAGCCGTGAGTAATGAGTTCACAACTAGGATGATTTTCACCATAAAGCACAATATTGGGTCTTAAAATACCTACATTATTTCTTAACCGCTTGCCCTGGCTTGTTCTCTGCTGATTAAACTCATGACAGCGCGGACAGGGTGGCAACGCGCCATTCTTTAGAATGCGCTTCCAAGATCTTGACCAATTGAAAGCTTTGAAGCATTGTGTACATGACAATGAATTTAAATCCCCATGCAACTGCACAACATCAAAGCTCTTCCACTGAGAATTAAAAGAGGAAGATTGATCCAGATTCCTGGACATCTCAAGACCTAACTGTTCCTCTAGACCATCAATATTTTGTGTGTAACAACGTAGCAACCGCTTCTTATTCTTTAAATGTGCAATAAACTCATGAGTCCGAGTTGGCTTAGCCATTATGGTACTGGAATGCAACGAATCCATAAAAGTAGCAAAGACACTGATCTTTTCCTCCTCTTGAAACAATGAAATATCAAACATATCCTGTCCTGATCGAATCTGCACATCTGGATACTTCTTCTTAACCAAACTGTAGAGTCCATCAGAAGACCTAAAATCAGGGATACCTGCGTTGCACGATATCCCTGCCCCTGTAAGAACCATCACTTTCCGCGATTTATTGATCTGCTTACTTATCATCTGCAACAATTCCTCATTACCGTCAACACTATCCCCCCCACTATCCAAAGTTATATGTTTTAACCTCTCCGTTTGTAGTTGTGGTTTAGGGGATGCACGCTTTTCCAATACACTCGGTAACACATCGTTAAACGATTCTTGGCTTCGAATTAAACTAGGCATCCGCTAAAATGTCACTACAACCACTACGCCCACAAAGCCTATAGCTATTACACACAGTACCCAAATAAACTGTTTGATCTCCTGAATAAgtgtttgattttttgatgcctaaaaattttgttgcTGTTTCTGTTGATAGTTGGCTCTTAGCCTAACTAGGAAAGAAATCAATTGATTAAATAATCCTAgctttgaaagaaaatgatCTGCAGCGAAATGTCCAAATGAACTAGCTCATGATGAGCAGAAAGAAGTAAGGAGAAGGTGCATAGGGGTCCAAGAGTGGTGGTCCTTTAGATGGACACCGGTATGGAGAGAATGTTACAAATAGATTAGcaaaaaaaagacaacaatttaatgaaattgaagaatttttttgCAGACAAAACATATAATTAATGGTATAGACAGAGAGATGTATTAGCCACTTTGACTGTTGACAGCTAGCTCCATGATTAACCTTGTTGTTAGATGAAGGAAAGGGTATGCTGAGAAGGTGCTCATTTCGTCTTCTGTTGAGGAGGATGTCATTTGCTGGCCTGTGCTTGATTCCCAGCCGTCAAACTTGAAGTCTACCAAGTAGTTGTTAGTTTCGATCTGGAATAATTGTATGACCATTTTCATGAGGTCGGGGATTCTTTCGTGGTTATGGTTGCCGACGTTGTATTTCCAGCGGACCCTGATGGTCCAAAGGTCTTCTTCGCATGGTTTTGCCCATTCGGCGCCCAAGTTTTTAAGagcaatatatatttcacCCATAACGTCGAGCGGGTAAGAACGGGATCGTATACCGAAATGCCACCTTGTCTTGGATTTCTTGCTGCTGAGTGGCGAGATTTTAACGGCTGCTGGGGAACCTTGTGCAATCATGTTTGCTCTGTGAATCTGTGGCAAGGAACTTGGAAGGATAGCGATAGTGCTGTCCTCATCTTGCTGCTCAGAATAGGCAAGTTGGTAGGTCCTCTGTTGGGCCGcaatcttttttatatgTTGATTCGTCTGCATACCACGAGGGCCAATGCCAGATGTAGGTGTTTGTGAAGTGTTGATGCCCAGTTGAGATCCTTGGGGCTCAAAAGTTGGTGGTGATTGAGATAAAAATGTGCCCAACTGGTCTGATTTTTGCTTGTTAGATTTCAAATCATCAATCAATGATTTGTTTTCCTTAATCAGCATATAAGCGTCCCTGATTTCAGCGATGCTAGGGTCAGAATCATTTGCATTCTCTAAAGCTTCATAAATTTCGTCGCGATCATAGCTCATTGTCTTGGCCAAAATAGCAACCAGGgattcatcaatttcttcatcttctcCATCCCGCTTTCCACTTCCATCCGTCTTGAGATCTACAGGAATCAAATAATCCGGTAAATCTACCTTAAACCATTGGTCCTCCATTATTTCATGTATCGTTATTCTGTTCAAAGGATTGACGATTAACATCTTCTTAATCAAGTTGGCAGCACCTGGAGACAAAAACTTCGGAATACTGTATACGCCGTTACTGATATTCTTAAACAACACCGGAATGctctcatcatcaaatggCAATCTCCGGCATAGCATCACGTATAAAATAACCCCAGAAGACCACACATCTACTTCCGGACCCGCATACAACTTCCCGCTGATAACTTCTGGAGCGGCGTAATTCGGAGAGCCACATGACGTCTTCAAGAAATTACCATCAGTCATAATATTTGATAACCCAAAATCTGCAATCTTAACATTTAAGTGCTCATCTAGCAACAAATTCTCCGGTTTCAAATCCCTGTGCACAATCTTGTGTCTATGACAATATTCCACAGCACTTATGATTTGCTGAAAGAACCTCCTAGCCTCGTTCTCTGACATCTTGTCCCTCTGAACTATATAATCAAACAATTCATTGCCTGCATATTCAATCACCATGATTATTTCATCCTTGGACTTAATGACATCATATAACTTAATAATGTGTGGGTGCCGTAATAGCCTCAAATATGAGATCTCACGTTCAATCCTGCCCTGCATATCACTCTTGGCCAAAACtttcttgttgataatCTTCAATGCCACCTTCTGGCTCGTGGAAACATGGTACGCTAACTTCACCTTACCAAAAGACCCTTCACCCAGTGTTTTTATCACCTGATACTTACCTATTCTCTGCCCCGCAGGGTGTGACGTACCTTGTCGttgatgatggtggtgCCCATGGTGGTGATGGCGCCCACTACCTTGTccctgttgctgctgttgctgctgatATGCTCCCGACATAACTCTTCAGTTTCTAACTCTAGTATTCTCGATTTTTGGCAGTGccagtaataatagtgGCACGAATGCTTTTCTAGATAGTGTTGCAAATGGTTATCTGGAGGTCTCACAGCTCAGCAAAGTTACCTAAAACTCACAAGTCACTGCGAATAATCTGACAGTACGAACCAGACTGTTTATATTATCGATCCTACAACGCTGAAAAACCAAACTTCAGCCTTAGATGTGGAGTAAACACTTCTTGTCTTGAGCTATTAGAGGTTTGCAGCTACCGTCTGGGACTGATTTCTCAAAAAATGCCGTTTGCGCTTGCCCAACAAGATCCGGGTAACGCTGAAATGAATCTGAAGCGTCGCTAAGAACGTTGGGTGAGGGTGTTGAAGTCAGTTGCAGGATTCGCGGGCACGAGGGGATCCAGAGGGTGTTAAAGGATGTTGAGAAGGGTTATATGCAACTGGTGGTTGAATTGAGTTGTTCGCTGTATCAAATTTTGGGACGGGTGGAGTTTTGTGTGTGTTCAACAATATCGTGATGGTTTCCGGAATTTTGGTAAGGTTACTTACTAATGGTAGAAATTGGTTGTTCATTTCAATTGTAATCACACCATCGGTGGGGAGCAAAGCGTAATATCAATAGGTTATCCAGTTGTTTGTTCGCTATGTCAGAAGCTTTACAACAACGTATCATTGCACATATGAACAAGGAACATCAGTTGGCCCTTGAAGATTACCTTGTGATTTACGGTAATGTTCCTGTAACCAGAAAGATTAGGTCAATCAGGATGAAAAGAATAGAGAAGGATTATATGGTAATCGAATTTGATCATACAGACGTggattttgaagttgagaAGACCATTATTTTTGAGCCTGCTCTAGAGGATTGGAGCGAAGCGCGGGATAGGTTAGTGACTATGGCCAAGGAAGCGGCCGCACGCAGAGGTCTTTCACATAAACAGATCGCACAGTTTTCTCCGCCATCCCTAGCGGGATGGCTATTAATTGCAGTGGTCTATACTCCAATACTGTGTTATTATAAGAAAAATTGGTTTTCTTGGATATCACTACCGGAATCGCTGCAGTTTTTGTTCTGGGACTCAACACTGCTTTCTATCATTGTTGCAGTGCTCGCATGTCATAGTCTTGAGTGCCTGTTTCTCCTCAGAGGAAGATTGAACTTTTACAGAGTGCCCACTGACTACATGGTTGAGTGGTACATATCTGGTTTGGTCGAGGGCTATCCTGCGATAAAGCGATTTGACGATCTAATTAACAAAGCGAACTTACAACCTGGTTCTGCTAAAACTATGTAAAAAGAACGTTAAATAATTGAATAAAAGAACGTTTGTGtgcttatatatatacagcaCTATTATGTGGAAGTGTAAGTGTACTTGGTGAGACGTCATGTCGGCTATGTATGTACCGGACAATACGAAGATATGCAAGCCACTTTTTTGCTtagatgtatatatctttatccCCTCATGACAAGACCTAGCAAATAACAATTTATCTTGTCTACAAAGCGGTACAAGCTAAGGGGCGCTCATATTCAGGAATACCACCACCTAGATGAAACTGATACAAGAATGGGTTTGGTGCTTTTGGAATTATCTATATTCGTTTTTCAATCAACGTCAAGTATGTATTAAATTACTTGGGCATGCATGTGCTTGCCTCGACTACTCAATTTCAAGGAAGAAAACTAACATAGCCAAAAGCTTAATATTGCGGTGGTGGGGCTTCAGAATAGTGGTAAAACCAGTTTAGGCAATCTTCTAACGGGCCACAAGTTTGTGGCAGACACTATACCTACGCTTGGCATTGATATTAAGCGTGCTACTGTTGGCCAAACCTTAATTCAGGTATATGACTTGGCAGGCCAGACGAGACACAAATTCCTCTGGAATCGCTGTTTCGACAAAGTAGACCTCATAATATACATGATGGACTTGAGTGATGCCACCAACTGGGAGACTGCTAAACAAACGTTGCACGAAGTGCTTGTGACTACTAGCTATGATCAAGTGCCTGTGCTAATTTTAGGGAACAAAATCGACCTTGCAGACTCGCCGCCTTTGGCTAGTCAGGACGATATGGCGCTCGGAATCCCAGTACCCTCTCAACAAAGCCGCCGCAGCATCAGCCTATCATCCAATTCGAGGACCCTCCACCAGAGCCCCTATCATTGGAAGTTTATGACTCCGTTATTGAGTCATTACGACTACGACGATATTCCAAAGTACCAGATTGATGCCACAAACCAATacttgttgaaaaatattcaaatattctcTAAAGAAATAGGATTAGATCTCAGAAATGGAATTCTACATATGAATGATGACTCTGTTCTTGCCATGGATAGAGACATCGGTATTTTTGCAATAAGTTGTAAGGACGGCAACAGTGTGGATGATGTGATCGACTGGATACTACAGCTGTGACACTTAACTACTCTCACAGTCTTTATCTAGAACCCATCATAACAATTGACATCACACAACCCATCCAAATACGCTCTTGACAGTCCTGCATCTCTTTCTAGATAGATACTCTATTGGACCAATTGCATGATGAGCTATATCGTGATGATGAGGCTTAtggaaaaaagaaacaaagcTGGAAAAAGCGAAGCAAATGAAATAAAGGCCAAAAGAGCTGTCTTTGTACCTCTGCATTTACAAACGTATAGATATTAAACATTGTATTTAGTAGGGGATTAGACGGTATCGGTTGCACTCAAGCAATGGTTAATTTTGATTATCCACAAAAAGATTGGTATAAACATGTCAAGCTCTGTGGATGTACGGGATGTATCGCTGCCAGCAGGGAACAGAGCAGGAAACAGGAATCTAGTACGGTAAAGACGATGAATCATGGATATCTTGATAGTGGGATACTTAAAAATGATTCAACACCTGAGTTACCATTGTCACCTCAGAATTCGTCGCCCAGGAACTTTGTTCCAACAATATCTTTTGACACAGTTCCTATTCAAGGAGTTTCCCctgacgatgaagatgcagaGGATTACTACGATTACAGCCATCCGTACAGTAATCCAGAGGGCAGCTCTTCTCAGTTAAATTATACGCTGGAGGAATACTACAACAACGAAGATACAAGCTACTATGCTGACTACCAAGGGAGCAGGGGATATTTAGGGATAGATGACTGGAATAGTGGTGCATCCACTGCTGCATCCAAGTCTCCCAGCAAGTATTCTGGCAGGGCCTTTTCGGCAGCTAAATTTGATGTGTTACCGGATGGAAGACGTGTTAGAATTGATTATCCTAGTAAGCCGACGATATTGAGTGATTCTTTTGTGATCAATAAGACGCATAAGGATTGGAGGCAGAAATggaaggaaagaaaagttCAAATAGAGATGCGCAAGTTCCATGAAGATTCTCTTTGGTACCGTTATCCAGACATTTTATTCCCGAAGACCAATGTAGATCTTTCTGACTTGCCGGTTATCAACGATGAGGGAGTAGCATACAATTCTAACGAGCGCGCTAACATGAAGCGCATTGCCAAGGTAGTGAGGACCCCTGTAGGGTTTCCTGTCTCTCCTAGAATTATTTTGTGTCATATAAGTGGGAGGATGCATACGTGGGTAGCATTGGACTGggctttaaaaagttttattacTGATTCTGATCATGTAGTTGTCGTGGCAAATTTGCCTAAAATGGCATCTCGTTTTGGCCGCTCTAGTAGGTCCACATCCAGGTCCAGGTCCAGGTCGAGATCTAGATCTGTGAGAAGATCTTCAAGCACCAACCCGAACTCCTCATTTGGTTCGCACAATGTGGAAACAATGGTTAAATACAAAAACGAAGAATGGTGTGAGGGGTATACTGTCGGAGATATTGAACAAGTTTTAGCTAATTTGATCCAATACATCACGTTCATCATACCTCCCACGAGAGCTATAAAAATTACAGTGGAAATAATGATTGGGACCACAAAGCAAGTGATGATTGAAGTGTTGAACTTACACTCTCCAGATTTGCTTGTAGCGGCTACCACTCAGtataaagaaaatgataGTTTAATCGAACATGGTTCACAGAGGCTCACATCCGTATTGGCTACATACTATCCACTTCCTGTGTTCCTGATTCCGGCCAAGCGTATGTTTCTGTTCGGAATGCAACTCGAAAAAGGTATAATCAATAAGCAGAAATTATTGTATGGTATGCCAGACCGGCAAAAGATCATATCCGTAAAATCTACTCCTGTGCTGCCATCCAACTCAACTGCAGCAGCATCTAAAAAGGAACTTCTAGCTGGAGTGCtacatgatgatgatgagcaGGACCATggtgatgacgatgatgatgggcgtgatgatgacgacgacgacgacgacgacgacgacgaaAAAGAGGACGTCGAAGAGCCCTCTTTTATTTTAGGTGGTGAACGAGAAATCGATGACAGTGAAATAACTAGCATTGATAGTGAGGAATCGCGGTCAATCGCTGAGAATGGAGATGAGACGAATAACTTAAAAAACTCTATGACAAGAGTTTCTAAATTAAGAGATTATTATAGACAAAAGATCCagaaaagtttttcaatGATTAACCAAAATCCATCTCTATCAGCTCAGGAAAAATATGTCTCAAAGTTTAATACGGTTATTAACGCGTCAATTAAGTTTACTAATGAGTTAGAAAGTACAAATTCTCCATCTATTTTAGAATTGCAAAGGATTATAACGGGTGGAGAAAAACATAAGGGTTTTAGAAAGAAATCAATGTTGGATGTAGTTGACTTACCAGTATCAAAGCCAAAACCTAAACAACAAGCTGTCAATGTTGGACGTTCGGTACCTGGTGATCCAACGCCCAAGAAGTCAACTAGAATCAAGTTTGAAGCTAACGTAAAAGGTGTGGATGGTTCAACAGCGCTACAGCAGTATACAAACGAAGATCCATTAGGAGAATTGCCACCGTTAAGACAAGTGAAATCTTTATCTCAATCtaacttgaaaaaatatgGTTCGAACACATCCTTACGGAAGGTCCATAGTGCCAGTAATGGTGGTGTTCTGAATAGCTCAAAATCTAACGACTATGCCACTTTGTCTAACAATAAAAGGAAGCGTGGCTTCTTAGGTTCTTTATTTGGATCTAGTCGCACTGGAAGCGCTAGCAGTATCAATCCTAATATTACATCTCCCCCTACAAGTCGAAGAAGTAGCATCAGCAGTAATGAAAACATTGCTGCTGTCACATCCAATATAGGTAAGCGCAAAAAGAAATGGgggtttttaaaataacaTGAGAATCCATATAAAGAAAGTGCCTGGTGAATCGATTTAATACCTCAAACTGCATACGATTCTATAAATACCGATTGAAGATTTTATAAATGCATAATCTGCTGTAGTTCTTTAGcgaattaattaattagttaattaattaattttttaatgtgATATCTCCTCCAGAAACAAAATGcctgttttaaaaaggtgatgatgaaaaataaatatcatacatatttatataatcttcaaattttgaacaTCGAAACCAAATATCATCTCATCATACCTTTCTTATGGAGATAGCCTAAAGATTGACAATCGTTTTCTGTAgaattcattaaaaaatagcATAATGTCTAAGAAAGCGGAACATAAAACCAAAAGCAAAGGTTTAGAAACCGAATTGCACCCTGCTTTACGTTCATCGAACTTGAATCTGCTAAGATCAAAACGGCAAAATCCTTATTTAGATGATAGTACTAATGCAGTAAGTCGTAACAAGCAGCACAAGGGTctgttccaattctttGCACCTGGGGAAGTTATCAAACAAGCAGAGCAGTTACGAAAGCAAAAGGCGGAGGAACTCGAACTACAACAAAAGGAGTCTGAACGTAAAGCCAgtgaagaaaaagaacgGAGGTTGCAAATAGCCGCTGGGGAGTTaccagatgatgatgaagtgTGCTACATTAATGAAATCAGTTCAACTCCCATTATTGAGTGGTGGGATAAAAAGTATCTCAAAGATGCCCAATATAAAGAGATTCACAAAAAGTACAGTATATCGTATGAGAACATACAAGATGAAAGtgaagatgaatatgaggatgatgatgaggaggaagatAGGCCGAGTATCCGGTTTGTCAAGCATCCATTGCCAATTAAAACAACTGTTCTTAGCAGTGCCAGCGCAGTACCGAAGGTTTATTTGACGAAGATGGAGCAACGAAAGATCAGACGTAATCAACGAAAGATCATCCGCCaggagaaagaagagaagGTAAGGCTAGGACTGGAGCCTAAACCAACTCCAAAGGTGAAATTGAGTAATATGATGCatacttttgaaaatgataaTAGTTTACAGGACCCAACTAAATGGGAACAGCTTGTCAAGCAACAGGTAGATGCTCGTAATAAGAAGCATCTACAGATGAACGAACAAAGACACCAAGAAGCTAAAGCGAAAAAAGCTGCTGCTCAGCAGACACTG
This Eremothecium cymbalariae DBVPG#7215 chromosome 5, complete sequence DNA region includes the following protein-coding sequences:
- the PEX29 gene encoding Pex29p (similar to Ashbya gossypii AEL227C), which encodes MEVVDTVANFFWEDRDRKVSIREGDNKSTSTKYNNREGSKSSFTLAMDSLWGLNSKDRIATGSKSETNQNSSSSGVQGLLIDKLVEKVINMAIPSSSDIEGGTIETRMQAGKSRPGLSVPIMSRNFIQLNSRLSWPFRLVNELIRIANWESPAYTLCIAFLFSFVVLKPVPMLSSVPVFYILFVVMVPFYMSIHTPETWEELGPSNPIPALGPPLKKAEIPKPVPELSKEFILNLTDLQNHMVLYVFLYDFFVGIFSRFAFFTNESISAATFVGLFILAVFNILFMGTLSEWIPFRFLILVSGWCIITLSHPSLRHRFLDYFYSEETRLRLLTLTDQFERIVDKHWDYYEPNERRQAAIFEVQMFNERAKAWELAGYSQDDYTLLSKLRIAEMSIDSATLSLDDVKAPQDWEWIEKYDWVLDLAPKKWVVQGFVQYVDIDLETKWVYDINFDGSRGQYRRRRWIRICTRKRHTDNSKQGDVSDEEDEDGLEFVDFNGYTGVSQNSLHGSTRSNATNDASDLILTEKRNLQVSPSRSNASPLNSIGITGAPSFNSAQSPEEGSKAVKSLTGFFNIHS
- the SNM1 gene encoding Snm1p (similar to Ashbya gossypii AEL228W); its protein translation is MNKLDKERFRDIHIRHKYNILHKVLNVGTPQLSGLYLKSFYNAVKRNRLVLPNSIIEGDRKFCGSCGVIYVSGYTLASKVQNIESADSIERILVYDCLQCGHKKEFPLSIEVKTSKEVEMVEFSNFRSKETTSNLVSVNKKSTGRHRAKKRKKNSLINVLAVKKQQTDSKNKITLSLSDFLQK
- the HST3 gene encoding NAD-dependent histone deacetylase HST3 (similar to Ashbya gossypii AEL229W); this translates as MPSLIRSQESFNDVLPSVLEKRASPKPQLQTERLKHITLDSGGDSVDGNEELLQMISKQINKSRKVMVLTGAGISCNAGIPDFRSSDGLYSLVKKKYPDVQIRSGQDMFDISLFQEEEKISVFATFMDSLHSSTIMAKPTRTHEFIAHLKNKKRLLRCYTQNIDGLEEQLGLEMSRNLDQSSSFNSQWKSFDVVQLHGDLNSLSCTQCFKAFNWSRSWKRILKNGALPPCPRCHEFNQQRTSQGKRLRNNVGILRPNIVLYGENHPSCELITHGLNMDIAKGKPDLLIIMGTSLKVDGVKKLVKSISKQVHERSGIVLLINNTNIGDCNWHGIIDYQLVSDCDEWVSDLKKRIPEFFLSQQQVDKLRQLKREASELRKKQREEKKQLQSVELETKQTPNTPPTTPSPTKRKHGSINIAPLEIDGLKSVVIEPADTDILRGPQMDVNTSGISCNKVFMKLVKDDREYEKLSELSHSDLLENSFKTQNHRSPKRMHLSTAGILNEFSEIPTELDETQQHLTAIRNNS
- the SNF1 gene encoding AMP-activated serine/threonine-protein kinase catalytic subunit SNF1 (similar to Ashbya gossypii AEL230W), which produces MSGAYQQQQQQQGQGSGRHHHHGHHHHQRQGTSHPAGQRIGKYQVIKTLGEGSFGKVKLAYHVSTSQKVALKIINKKVLAKSDMQGRIEREISYLRLLRHPHIIKLYDVIKSKDEIIMVIEYAGNELFDYIVQRDKMSENEARRFFQQIISAVEYCHRHKIVHRDLKPENLLLDEHLNVKIADFGLSNIMTDGNFLKTSCGSPNYAAPEVISGKLYAGPEVDVWSSGVILYVMLCRRLPFDDESIPVLFKNISNGVYSIPKFLSPGAANLIKKMLIVNPLNRITIHEIMEDQWFKVDLPDYLIPVDLKTDGSGKRDGEDEEIDESLVAILAKTMSYDRDEIYEALENANDSDPSIAEIRDAYMLIKENKSLIDDLKSNKQKSDQLGTFLSQSPPTFEPQGSQLGINTSQTPTSGIGPRGMQTNQHIKKIAAQQRTYQLAYSEQQDEDSTIAILPSSLPQIHRANMIAQGSPAAVKISPLSSKKSKTRWHFGIRSRSYPLDVMGEIYIALKNLGAEWAKPCEEDLWTIRVRWKYNVGNHNHERIPDLMKMVIQLFQIETNNYLVDFKFDGWESSTGQQMTSSSTEDEMSTFSAYPFLHLTTRLIMELAVNSQSG
- a CDS encoding uncharacterized protein (similar to Ashbya gossypii AEL231C) — translated: MSEALQQRIIAHMNKEHQLALEDYLVIYGNVPVTRKIRSIRMKRIEKDYMVIEFDHTDVDFEVEKTIIFEPALEDWSEARDRLVTMAKEAAARRGLSHKQIAQFSPPSLAGWLLIAVVYTPILCYYKKNWFSWISLPESLQFLFWDSTLLSIIVAVLACHSLECLFLLRGRLNFYRVPTDYMVEWYISGLVEGYPAIKRFDDLINKANLQPGSAKTM